The proteins below are encoded in one region of Streptomyces ficellus:
- a CDS encoding enoyl-CoA hydratase/isomerase family protein, protein MTVRVTAEDGVAVVTLDRPDRHNAIDLDTADRLAAVWRELRYDDAVRAVVLTGAGGRAFSTGIDRAARVPQPPSPYSVDDPLLTIGPKANDLWKPVVAAVEGMACGGAFYLLGECEFVVASRGATFFDPHTTYGMVSAYEAVLMAQRMPYGEVARMSLMGTAERVSARRAYETGLVSELTEPGGAVAAACRAAAVVAAYPTGAVQGTVRAVWAAREAARDRALALAPHLIALGNLPAERQAALFEGRGGGGYRLR, encoded by the coding sequence ATGACGGTCCGCGTCACGGCGGAGGACGGCGTCGCGGTCGTCACGCTCGACCGGCCGGACCGGCACAACGCCATCGACCTGGACACGGCGGACCGGCTCGCCGCCGTGTGGCGGGAGCTGCGGTACGACGACGCCGTCCGGGCCGTCGTCCTCACCGGGGCGGGCGGACGTGCCTTCAGCACCGGCATCGACCGCGCGGCGCGCGTCCCCCAGCCGCCGTCCCCGTACAGCGTGGACGATCCGCTGCTCACCATCGGCCCCAAGGCCAACGACCTGTGGAAACCGGTGGTCGCCGCCGTGGAGGGGATGGCCTGCGGCGGGGCGTTCTACCTGCTCGGCGAGTGCGAGTTCGTCGTCGCCTCGCGCGGGGCGACCTTCTTCGACCCGCACACGACGTACGGCATGGTCAGCGCCTACGAGGCGGTCCTCATGGCGCAGCGCATGCCGTACGGGGAGGTCGCCCGGATGTCCCTGATGGGTACGGCCGAACGGGTGTCGGCGCGGCGGGCGTACGAGACGGGCCTGGTGTCGGAGCTGACGGAGCCGGGCGGCGCGGTGGCCGCGGCGTGCCGGGCGGCCGCCGTCGTCGCGGCGTACCCGACCGGGGCGGTGCAGGGCACCGTGCGGGCGGTGTGGGCGGCCCGGGAGGCGGCCAGGGACCGGGCGCTCGCCCTCGCCCCGCACCTGATCGCGCTCGGGAACCTGCCGGCGGAGCGGCAGGCCGCGCTGTTCGAGGGGCGGGGCGGGGGCGGGTACCGCCTGCGCTGA